In one Marinitoga sp. 1197 genomic region, the following are encoded:
- a CDS encoding HD domain-containing phosphohydrolase: MLDIAIQKFELKGLKINDKLYGKITDFSIEIDENVEIYAERELTQFEIITLKNFFNGFEYTDSINIKFKSRHILETLKLISSNFKLETVLKYTEDALRELLSSDGAAILLYNENKKMLNFYITSGGASGNIETIDVPIEGSIAGECFKKKETIIINDAQNNPLHFKKTDKKAKYKTKNLIATPLFFENEVIGVLEAVNKKNDNYTLEDKHIIELFSSLISNKLMNSKIYDDLSSTIKGIILAVATAIDLRDNYTHTHSKNVSNLAIKIGKKMGFNDSLLEELEIAALLHDVGKIGIPDEILNKPSKLTEEEFKIIQSHTIIGAKLLSEIDFISKNIPLGALEHHEKLDGSGYPYNKTEDKISLFGKILAVADIYDALTAKRVYKEPWPKDRVLKMLKDNCPKKFDCKIVLALEKCVNT, translated from the coding sequence ATGTTAGATATCGCAATACAAAAGTTTGAGTTAAAAGGTTTAAAAATTAATGATAAACTTTATGGGAAAATAACAGATTTTTCTATAGAAATCGATGAGAATGTGGAAATTTATGCGGAAAGGGAATTAACACAATTTGAAATAATAACATTGAAAAATTTTTTTAATGGTTTTGAATATACAGATTCTATAAATATAAAATTTAAAAGCAGGCATATTTTAGAAACCTTAAAATTAATCAGTAGTAATTTTAAGTTAGAAACTGTATTAAAATACACAGAAGATGCCTTAAGAGAATTGTTATCTTCAGATGGTGCGGCTATATTACTTTATAATGAAAATAAAAAAATGTTAAACTTCTATATTACTTCTGGTGGTGCTAGTGGAAATATAGAAACAATAGATGTACCAATTGAAGGTTCTATTGCTGGAGAATGTTTCAAAAAAAAGGAAACTATAATAATAAATGATGCACAAAATAATCCTTTACATTTTAAAAAAACAGATAAAAAGGCTAAATATAAAACAAAAAATTTAATTGCTACTCCGTTGTTTTTTGAAAATGAGGTTATAGGTGTTTTAGAAGCAGTCAATAAAAAAAATGATAATTATACCTTGGAAGATAAACATATAATAGAACTCTTTTCTTCATTGATATCAAATAAATTGATGAATTCAAAAATATATGATGATTTAAGTAGCACAATTAAAGGTATTATTCTTGCAGTTGCAACAGCAATAGATTTGAGAGATAATTATACTCATACTCATTCAAAGAATGTATCTAATCTTGCAATTAAAATCGGGAAAAAAATGGGATTTAATGATTCTCTATTAGAAGAATTAGAAATTGCGGCTCTTTTACATGATGTTGGAAAAATCGGGATACCTGATGAAATATTGAACAAACCATCTAAACTTACCGAAGAAGAATTTAAAATAATTCAATCTCATACAATTATTGGAGCAAAATTATTATCAGAAATAGATTTTATATCTAAAAACATACCTTTAGGTGCTCTTGAACATCATGAAAAATTGGATGGAAGTGGATATCCTTATAATAAAACGGAAGATAAAATATCGTTATTTGGTAAAATTTTAGCTGTTGCAGATATTTATGATGCATTAACTGCCAAAAGAGTGTATAAGGAACCATGGCCAAAAGATAGGGTTTTAAAAATGTTAAAAGATAATTGTCCTAAAAAATTTGATTGTAAAATAGTCTTAGCTCTTGAAAAGTGTGTCAATACTTAA
- a CDS encoding DUF3307 domain-containing protein, translating to MIENIFFYFLLSHLIGDYVFQTSYIARYKNSKVKVLILHIFIIFISMFILFLPSSLNLYNFIILLFLTGIHLSIDTLKFKNRTKKDFNSHTYYILDQVMHFSSLILVSMMYNQNEFFLKPEFTKILSIGLFNAYFISLLFYMIDNSSMPYKRDYLGYIFRIALPFIKYYSNILFLILSFLFVMFSILLFFKKNEISTRSELGPLSLSIIITYLTIWR from the coding sequence ATGATTGAAAATATCTTTTTTTATTTTTTATTATCTCATTTAATTGGAGATTATGTCTTTCAAACATCCTATATAGCACGTTATAAAAATTCTAAAGTTAAAGTGCTGATTCTGCATATTTTTATAATTTTTATTTCAATGTTTATTTTGTTCTTACCCTCTTCTTTAAACTTATATAATTTTATTATATTACTCTTTTTAACAGGTATCCATTTATCAATAGATACATTAAAATTTAAAAATAGAACAAAAAAAGACTTCAATTCACATACCTATTATATTCTTGATCAGGTGATGCATTTTTCTTCATTAATATTAGTAAGTATGATGTATAATCAAAATGAATTTTTTCTTAAACCGGAATTTACAAAAATTTTATCAATAGGGTTATTTAACGCGTATTTCATAAGTCTTTTATTTTATATGATAGATAATTCTTCGATGCCATATAAAAGAGATTATTTAGGTTATATATTCAGAATTGCATTACCTTTTATAAAATATTATAGTAATATATTATTTTTAATACTCTCTTTTTTGTTTGTAATGTTTTCAATTTTATTATTCTTTAAAAAGAATGAAATAAGTACCAGATCTGAATTAGGACCTTTGTCCCTTAGCATTATAATTACTTATTTAACCATATGGAGGTGA
- a CDS encoding HD-GYP domain-containing protein: protein MNKDYNLILENINFLKKNNIKYYISINNKKFVNIKEQKKEIIKVEYKKENRVEIIFFDNIDEDYLLSFDNVIRNFCKIEKKEYINNKIFDILSRIKPNITFKKTIENIKETLKNLLNLDNMDFYIYETSSFFQTNDFKHSKLKKNKFIYCNVNKMYFPIFFESEIFGHFILKKNMGFDLYDYTILYKLSDYIKKTIENSFLENKFEIILDKSLNVLTSILETRVPGAEKHCHNIAKSAIKIGEYLNLEKKDIQNLMLGSMIFDIGKIGIPEYIFLKKEELTKEENQLIKKHVLYGYELVSKIPTIPDKVKKIVLYHHEKWNGEGYPEGLEKNQIPLLAQIIGLLDTYYSLLEDRPYRNKLPKTKVLELIDSYSDIFFNPELVNALKEVVDND from the coding sequence ATGAATAAAGATTATAACTTAATTTTGGAAAACATAAATTTTTTGAAAAAGAATAACATAAAATATTACATATCTATAAATAATAAAAAGTTTGTTAATATAAAAGAACAAAAAAAAGAAATAATAAAAGTGGAATATAAAAAAGAAAATAGGGTAGAAATAATTTTTTTTGATAATATTGACGAGGATTATTTATTAAGTTTTGACAACGTAATTAGAAATTTCTGTAAAATTGAAAAAAAAGAGTATATAAATAATAAAATATTTGATATCCTTTCAAGGATAAAGCCAAATATAACTTTTAAAAAAACTATAGAAAATATAAAAGAAACTCTAAAAAATTTATTAAATCTTGATAATATGGATTTTTATATATATGAAACATCATCTTTTTTTCAAACAAATGATTTTAAACATTCTAAATTAAAAAAGAATAAATTTATATATTGTAATGTTAATAAGATGTATTTTCCCATTTTTTTTGAGAGCGAAATTTTTGGACATTTTATTCTAAAAAAAAATATGGGATTTGATTTATACGATTATACAATATTATATAAATTAAGTGACTATATAAAAAAAACAATTGAAAATTCATTTTTAGAAAATAAATTTGAAATAATCCTTGATAAATCATTAAATGTATTAACAAGCATTCTTGAAACACGTGTTCCTGGAGCCGAAAAGCATTGTCATAATATTGCAAAATCAGCAATAAAAATAGGTGAATATTTAAATTTAGAAAAAAAAGATATTCAAAATCTCATGCTTGGAAGTATGATATTTGATATTGGTAAAATTGGCATTCCAGAATATATATTTTTAAAAAAAGAAGAATTAACTAAAGAAGAAAATCAATTAATAAAAAAGCATGTTTTATATGGATATGAATTGGTATCAAAAATTCCAACCATTCCAGATAAGGTAAAAAAAATAGTATTATATCATCATGAAAAATGGAATGGCGAAGGTTATCCAGAGGGGCTCGAAAAAAATCAAATTCCTTTATTGGCTCAAATTATAGGGCTCTTGGATACCTATTATTCTTTATTAGAAGATAGACCGTATAGAAATAAATTACCAAAAACAAAAGTTTTAGAATTAATAGATAGTTATAGCGATATATTTTTTAATCCTGAATTGGTAAATGCTTTAAAAGAGGTGGTTGACAATGATTGA
- a CDS encoding CHASE2 domain-containing protein, whose amino-acid sequence MFKFRLKITHVLFISFILIYIITYLLNNPWIEIFELKTLDLRYRIRGENKIKTDVIIIAIDENSLINMSTKFNDEWPWNREHYARMVAKLFKLGIKAVGFDVSFTTPSESNIMSNGKSKDDILLSAILRKYNKVVLGTYLTVEKKNFDEYNPEFRKELEKNKYYLKYSFKLKNPEYLPLFYPLTAYKIIPPIPEFSSLVPASTYEIGQLDPDGVARGLPLIFKEEWALEKGYSTGLFPHMDIILYAFYKNYDINNFIFDPKNYQIQIGNENIKTDKNGSYLLNFYGKGKNIFDTISFYDLVYSNKYDNYDFKGKIAILGYSATAKGLYDLRITPFSNNEPGVYLHATAVQNLINKDKISRINFFYTIIILVFVLLLSLLFTSFKKIYIKLISFLIPITYIFVSYILFKNNIWIDTFYPLLSTLSISTIDTVQSVLNESREKKKIKSFFFKYVPDFVAQKLLEQGKTELGGEKKNVVLIMSDIVGFTEKSEKLSPEDVVRFLNYYLSQMADIIRNKYYGTIDKFIGDLIMAIFGAPIEFGDEVDRAISCALDMRKKLKDINIELKNMGFDFEVNAGIGMHYGEVIIGNIGADFRMDYTCIGDAVNTTSRIEHLTRELNEWLIVTGEIVKRSNKYKFEYIGDFKVKGKELPLKLYRIKEGDKNE is encoded by the coding sequence ATGTTTAAGTTTAGATTGAAAATAACTCATGTGTTATTTATATCTTTTATATTAATTTATATAATAACTTACTTATTAAACAATCCATGGATTGAAATTTTTGAATTGAAAACATTAGATTTGAGATATAGAATTCGGGGAGAAAATAAAATTAAAACTGATGTGATTATTATTGCAATAGATGAAAACTCTTTAATAAATATGTCTACTAAATTTAATGATGAGTGGCCGTGGAATAGAGAACATTATGCCAGAATGGTTGCCAAATTATTCAAGCTTGGAATTAAAGCAGTAGGTTTTGATGTTTCGTTTACAACACCTTCAGAAAGTAATATAATGAGCAATGGAAAATCAAAAGATGATATATTATTATCTGCTATATTAAGAAAATATAATAAAGTTGTATTGGGAACATATTTAACTGTTGAAAAAAAGAATTTTGATGAATATAATCCTGAGTTTCGTAAAGAATTGGAAAAAAACAAATATTATCTAAAATATTCATTTAAACTCAAAAACCCGGAGTATTTACCATTATTTTATCCTTTAACTGCATATAAAATAATACCACCTATTCCAGAATTTTCTTCTCTTGTGCCAGCTTCAACATATGAAATTGGGCAATTAGATCCTGATGGTGTAGCCAGAGGTTTACCTCTTATATTTAAAGAGGAATGGGCATTAGAAAAAGGATATAGTACCGGGTTATTTCCACATATGGATATTATATTATATGCATTTTATAAAAATTATGATATTAATAATTTTATTTTTGATCCTAAAAATTACCAAATTCAAATTGGAAATGAAAATATTAAAACTGATAAAAATGGATCTTATTTGTTGAATTTTTATGGAAAAGGAAAAAATATATTTGATACTATCTCTTTTTATGATCTGGTTTATAGTAATAAATATGACAATTATGATTTTAAAGGTAAAATTGCAATATTAGGATATTCTGCAACTGCTAAAGGTTTATATGATTTAAGAATCACCCCTTTTTCAAATAATGAACCTGGTGTTTATTTGCATGCAACAGCAGTTCAAAATTTAATAAACAAGGATAAAATCTCGAGAATAAACTTTTTTTATACAATTATTATTTTGGTATTTGTACTCTTGTTGTCTTTATTATTTACGTCTTTCAAAAAAATATATATTAAACTCATATCTTTTTTAATTCCTATAACATATATTTTTGTTTCTTACATATTATTCAAAAATAACATATGGATTGATACTTTTTATCCTTTATTATCTACCCTTAGTATATCTACAATAGATACAGTTCAATCAGTTTTAAATGAATCAAGAGAAAAAAAGAAAATAAAATCTTTCTTTTTCAAATATGTTCCAGATTTTGTGGCTCAGAAACTGCTTGAACAAGGTAAAACAGAATTAGGTGGCGAGAAGAAAAATGTTGTTTTAATAATGTCTGATATTGTGGGTTTCACAGAAAAGTCTGAAAAATTATCTCCAGAAGATGTTGTACGTTTTTTGAATTATTATCTCTCTCAAATGGCTGATATAATAAGAAATAAATATTATGGAACTATTGATAAGTTCATAGGGGATTTAATTATGGCAATTTTTGGAGCGCCAATAGAATTTGGTGATGAAGTGGATAGGGCAATATCCTGCGCTTTAGATATGCGTAAAAAATTAAAAGATATAAATATAGAACTAAAAAATATGGGATTTGACTTTGAAGTTAATGCTGGAATAGGAATGCATTATGGTGAAGTGATTATTGGAAATATTGGTGCAGATTTCAGAATGGATTATACGTGTATAGGGGATGCAGTTAATACAACTTCCAGAATCGAACATTTAACAAGAGAATTAAATGAGTGGCTTATTGTTACTGGGGAAATTGTAAAAAGATCTAACAAATATAAGTTTGAATATATTGGTGATTTTAAAGTAAAAGGTAAAGAATTACCATTAAAGTTATATAGGATTAAGGAAGGAGATAAGAATGAATAA
- a CDS encoding methyl-accepting chemotaxis protein, whose amino-acid sequence MKLKSKLLTIFILTLFVPFFILGYFSLNNSKKALEHEIASNFSNIMDSKTFELSLILNNYKGNLENITHFQYIPLMLKSMNSYFKDFQDIKNLKEVYVEKNPNSYEERYKLYKIDDENLEKYGDDEFAISDYDLLHRKYHPNLVSYALSQNLEDVYLINNKGDIIYTLNKGEEFTENIENSELKNTSLGKLYNKLKKQKDDKINIEFSSIEIYKFKNNKPILFIGTPFVYRYARYGYIIIAIDFQKIGKTIFDNINKKDFTNIYVLNSKNILITKLKSVKSGKKIEKIPSILNNIMEYSNFENNDVLGISSELSLNNEKLKIILEEDKHIAYMPINNLRNALIIIIAITLIIAMIIAIVFSNSLTRPIKVIENNALLVSKGDLTKDIYIKRKDEIGLIANIFNLLKDTIKNISISFNKYSNTLNNVEEKLNLTSEELIDITNKTFESFEEIKENLEVVASSAEETTANIEEITSGADLLSKSANDLNLKTKEISTNASSGKLNIQSMINDVSNIEKLVEKSNSMISKLFEKTKAIEAIVDQITEISKQTNLLALNAAIEAAKAGEAGKGFAVVADEIRKLADDSSRSAANITENLNSLVEDASDALKESSNITNNVNQIVESIKGIGKQMEIILSEIDTIGEMVEYTSNVSEQQKISTSEITKAVEAISVSIQQVTEKVENIAKMMNTQKYKLENFDNLIEDLENMTKEMIKFSSKFKS is encoded by the coding sequence ATGAAATTGAAAAGTAAATTACTCACTATTTTTATTTTAACATTATTTGTTCCTTTTTTTATTTTAGGATATTTTTCACTAAATAATTCAAAAAAAGCTCTTGAACACGAGATTGCATCAAATTTTTCAAATATAATGGATTCCAAAACTTTTGAATTATCTTTGATTCTTAATAATTATAAAGGAAATCTTGAGAATATTACTCATTTTCAATATATACCATTAATGTTAAAATCTATGAATTCGTATTTTAAAGATTTTCAGGATATAAAAAATTTAAAAGAAGTATATGTGGAGAAAAATCCTAATTCTTATGAAGAAAGATATAAATTATATAAGATTGATGATGAAAATTTAGAAAAATATGGAGATGATGAATTTGCAATTTCAGATTATGATTTATTACACAGAAAGTATCATCCTAATCTTGTAAGTTATGCTTTATCTCAAAATTTAGAAGATGTGTATTTAATAAATAATAAAGGTGATATTATTTACACCTTAAATAAAGGAGAAGAATTCACTGAAAATATTGAAAATTCAGAATTAAAAAATACATCTTTAGGTAAATTGTATAATAAACTTAAAAAGCAAAAAGATGACAAGATTAATATCGAATTTTCCAGTATTGAAATATATAAATTTAAAAATAATAAACCCATATTATTTATAGGAACACCTTTTGTATATAGGTATGCAAGATATGGATATATAATAATAGCAATTGATTTTCAAAAGATAGGAAAAACAATATTTGATAATATAAACAAAAAAGACTTTACAAATATATATGTTTTAAACTCAAAAAATATCTTGATTACAAAATTGAAAAGTGTAAAATCTGGAAAAAAAATAGAAAAAATACCATCAATTTTAAATAATATTATGGAATATTCAAATTTTGAAAACAATGATGTATTGGGAATATCTTCTGAACTTTCTTTAAATAATGAGAAATTAAAAATAATATTGGAAGAGGATAAACATATAGCGTATATGCCAATAAATAATTTGAGAAATGCATTAATTATTATAATTGCCATTACATTAATAATTGCTATGATTATTGCAATAGTATTTTCTAATAGCTTAACAAGACCAATAAAAGTAATAGAAAATAATGCATTATTAGTATCTAAAGGTGATTTGACAAAAGATATTTATATAAAAAGAAAAGATGAAATAGGATTAATAGCAAATATTTTTAATTTATTAAAAGACACTATTAAAAATATATCGATTTCGTTTAATAAATATTCGAATACATTGAATAATGTAGAAGAAAAATTAAATCTAACTTCAGAAGAATTAATAGATATTACAAATAAAACATTTGAATCATTTGAGGAAATTAAAGAAAATTTAGAAGTTGTTGCATCGTCGGCTGAAGAAACTACCGCTAATATTGAAGAAATTACTTCAGGAGCCGATTTATTATCTAAATCAGCAAATGATTTAAATTTAAAAACAAAAGAAATTTCAACTAATGCATCTTCAGGAAAATTAAATATTCAAAGTATGATAAATGATGTATCTAATATAGAAAAATTAGTTGAAAAAAGCAATTCTATGATTTCTAAATTATTTGAAAAAACTAAAGCCATTGAAGCAATAGTAGATCAAATAACTGAAATATCAAAGCAAACAAATTTATTAGCATTGAATGCTGCAATAGAAGCAGCAAAAGCTGGAGAAGCAGGAAAAGGATTTGCTGTAGTTGCCGATGAAATAAGAAAGCTTGCTGACGATTCAAGTAGATCAGCTGCTAATATTACAGAAAATTTAAATTCTCTTGTAGAGGATGCCAGTGATGCCTTGAAAGAAAGTTCTAATATAACAAATAACGTTAATCAAATAGTAGAATCAATAAAAGGTATAGGAAAACAGATGGAGATTATACTTTCTGAAATTGATACTATTGGAGAAATGGTTGAATATACCTCTAATGTATCGGAACAGCAGAAAATTTCAACTTCGGAAATAACAAAAGCAGTAGAGGCTATTTCCGTTTCAATTCAACAAGTAACTGAAAAAGTAGAAAACATTGCAAAAATGATGAATACACAAAAATATAAGTTGGAGAACTTTGATAACTTGATTGAGGATTTGGAAAACATGACAAAAGAAATGATAAAATTTTCCAGTAAGTTTAAAAGTTAA
- a CDS encoding chemotaxis protein CheW codes for MSVELKAVSFEIDDEKFAIDINHVDTVIEYQKTTKVPEASDFIEGIVNFRDGVLPIINLRLKFNYPQFQDKYKAKVLVVKAGEKKFGLMVDEVKEVMNIKQEQIEESPSVGGTKADYISGIIKTEEDMIFLIDVEKILSAEEKIELDKVIRS; via the coding sequence ATGTCTGTTGAATTGAAAGCTGTAAGTTTTGAAATTGATGATGAAAAATTTGCTATTGATATTAATCATGTTGATACAGTTATTGAATATCAAAAAACTACAAAAGTACCTGAAGCATCTGATTTTATTGAAGGAATCGTTAATTTTAGAGACGGTGTCTTGCCTATAATAAATTTAAGATTGAAATTCAATTATCCTCAGTTTCAAGACAAATATAAAGCTAAAGTTTTGGTTGTAAAAGCAGGAGAAAAAAAATTCGGCTTGATGGTTGACGAAGTGAAAGAGGTTATGAATATAAAACAAGAACAAATCGAAGAATCACCATCAGTAGGCGGAACAAAAGCCGATTATATAAGCGGAATTATTAAAACTGAAGAGGATATGATTTTCTTAATAGATGTTGAAAAAATATTATCAGCAGAAGAAAAGATTGAATTAGATAAGGTTATTAGATCATAA
- a CDS encoding TolB family protein — translation MKKILLFLFLSIIIINFSQIKIKKENILLIQNSNSWIMNEIVDEFESKLSYSYNVYKEDKNEDYNLKIVFSEDASKNNVRILASFDGTVLDLSEKIKDNEEWVKKFTIKVLEKISFNRFFYSKQWDFLQLTYWDGVDEYPSMSPDGNKIIFISDRYIGNRNIWGYDFMENKYISIPLNFSSEYFPNITEDGSFVFQSSLYGKWDVLIYNPELESIKRISDDSYNAYTPYYHKGNVYFSAEERNGKSWTEIYKYNIIEDNIEKITSLKDTFKFRPVVFKNKIIFQMINPTNGQNNIYMLEKNKIIPLIFSDQNEVDPYVYKNYIVYSKLEKGYYKISLYDVKNKKEFCLTSDIYDDAFYPYVYNNIVLFSLYYKNGEPDIFAVRLP, via the coding sequence ATGAAAAAAATACTATTATTCTTGTTTTTATCCATAATTATTATCAATTTTTCTCAAATAAAAATAAAAAAAGAAAATATATTATTAATTCAAAACTCAAATTCATGGATTATGAACGAGATTGTCGATGAATTTGAGTCTAAGCTTTCGTATTCATATAATGTATATAAAGAAGATAAGAATGAAGATTATAATTTAAAGATAGTGTTTTCAGAAGATGCTTCTAAAAACAATGTTCGAATTTTGGCTTCATTTGATGGAACTGTTCTAGATTTGTCTGAGAAAATAAAGGATAATGAGGAATGGGTGAAAAAATTTACTATTAAAGTACTTGAAAAAATATCTTTTAATCGATTTTTTTATAGTAAGCAATGGGATTTTTTACAATTAACTTACTGGGATGGTGTGGATGAATATCCATCAATGTCACCAGATGGAAACAAAATAATTTTTATTTCTGATAGATATATAGGTAATAGAAATATATGGGGATACGATTTTATGGAAAATAAATATATAAGTATTCCTTTAAATTTTTCTTCTGAGTATTTCCCAAATATAACAGAAGATGGTTCTTTTGTATTTCAGAGTTCGCTGTATGGAAAATGGGACGTTTTAATTTATAATCCTGAATTAGAAAGTATAAAGAGGATATCTGACGATTCTTATAACGCATATACTCCGTATTATCATAAAGGGAATGTATATTTTTCGGCAGAAGAGAGAAATGGAAAAAGTTGGACGGAAATTTATAAATATAATATAATAGAAGACAATATTGAAAAAATTACTTCATTGAAAGACACATTTAAGTTTAGACCAGTAGTATTTAAAAACAAAATAATATTTCAAATGATAAATCCAACGAATGGACAAAATAATATATATATGCTTGAAAAGAATAAAATTATACCTTTGATATTTTCAGATCAAAATGAAGTTGATCCATATGTTTATAAAAATTATATAGTATATTCTAAATTAGAAAAAGGTTATTATAAAATATCATTATATGATGTAAAAAATAAGAAAGAATTTTGTTTAACATCAGATATTTATGATGATGCATTTTACCCTTATGTATATAATAATATCGTATTATTTTCATTATATTATAAAAATGGGGAGCCTGATATTTTTGCTGTCAGACTCCCATAA
- a CDS encoding GatB/YqeY domain-containing protein, producing the protein MELINKLNNDIKKFMKEKNSKALNAIKILKTEIKKAEVEKQRELNEEEILTIIRKQIKMRRDSIEQYSNAGRKDLVEEEKYELEILQQYLPPEMSDEEIENIVKNIINEIGENAKFGQIMGLAMKKLKGKVDGNRVNSIVKKLLS; encoded by the coding sequence ATGGAATTAATTAACAAATTAAATAATGATATAAAAAAATTCATGAAAGAAAAAAATTCTAAAGCTTTAAACGCTATAAAAATACTTAAAACAGAAATAAAAAAAGCTGAAGTTGAAAAACAAAGAGAATTAAACGAAGAAGAAATTTTAACCATAATAAGAAAGCAAATAAAAATGAGAAGAGACTCTATTGAACAATATAGCAATGCTGGTAGAAAAGATTTAGTTGAAGAAGAGAAATATGAATTAGAGATTTTGCAACAATATCTTCCACCTGAAATGTCAGATGAAGAAATTGAAAATATAGTAAAAAATATTATTAATGAAATTGGAGAAAATGCAAAATTCGGGCAAATAATGGGATTGGCTATGAAAAAATTAAAAGGAAAAGTTGATGGAAATAGGGTTAATTCAATAGTAAAAAAGTTGTTGAGTTAA
- a CDS encoding TetR/AcrR family transcriptional regulator, which produces MTRKKYNEDKILEKKRIIMQTAKEIFYNKGYENTTMNEIARNSKMAKGTLYLYFSSKKDLFFSLVYEGLIILEDLIKNKINSVNTGLDKILNMGRAYIQFYREYPDYYSFVIKYESEKAILDPSEIIIINTYEKSEEIYDILKLLILKGIDDGSIRKDIDVNKLSMLLWLQTVGIVQQFNLRKKLYENWDEDFPAEEILDYYVMFIEKSLKNDE; this is translated from the coding sequence ATGACACGAAAAAAATATAATGAGGATAAAATTCTTGAGAAGAAAAGAATTATAATGCAAACTGCTAAAGAGATTTTTTATAATAAAGGTTATGAAAATACAACTATGAATGAAATTGCCAGAAATTCAAAAATGGCAAAAGGTACGTTGTATTTATATTTCTCCAGTAAAAAAGATTTGTTTTTTTCTTTAGTATATGAAGGGCTTATAATATTAGAAGATTTAATAAAAAATAAAATAAATTCTGTAAATACTGGATTGGATAAAATTTTAAATATGGGACGTGCATATATTCAGTTTTATAGAGAATATCCTGATTACTATAGTTTTGTTATCAAATACGAATCTGAAAAGGCTATTCTGGACCCTTCCGAAATAATTATAATAAATACTTATGAAAAAAGCGAAGAGATTTATGATATTTTAAAATTATTGATTCTAAAAGGTATTGATGATGGTTCTATAAGAAAAGATATTGATGTAAATAAATTATCTATGTTATTGTGGTTACAGACTGTCGGTATTGTTCAACAGTTTAATTTAAGAAAAAAGTTATATGAAAATTGGGATGAAGATTTTCCAGCCGAAGAAATACTGGATTATTATGTAATGTTTATTGAAAAAAGTTTAAAAAATGACGAATAA